The region ATGGTGTGCTGGTGAATGATACGAAGATCGAACGCCGTGAGTTGAAGGATTTCGATCTGGTTACCATCGGCAAGATCATGCTGCTGTTCCGCACCACCGAGCTGGCGAAAAGCGGCCAGAACCGGGTTTTGCTCACGCAGGACAAATTTCTCGCGGCCATCAAAGATCTTGGTGACAGCGCCAAATCCGCAGCGCTTTCCAATCGCGTGCTCGAAATCGCCGCAGAGTTTGCCGTCAATCTCACGCGCGCCGAACGCGCCATCATTTTTCTCTATGATCGCAATCTCAAGCTCAAGCCCGCCGTGTTTTATAATCTCACCAAAGATGATTTGCAGCATGACGAATTCACGGTGAGCCGCTCGACCATCGATGAAACCGTCAAGACGGGAGAACTGCTCATTCGCGAGCAAGCCTTGCACGATCCACGCTTTAGCGCCAATCAGAGCATTGTTTCGCTTAATCTGAGCACCATCCTCTGCCTGCCGCTGAAGTCGCCACACGCGCTCGAGGTTTCTACGGCGCACGATGCTGAAGCGCCCGGCCACTTTGTCAAGGATTTGATTTTTGGCGTGCTCTACCTCGACAGCCGCAAAGCGCTCAAGGGTTTGCCCGAGCATCGCAAAACCATGTTGCAAGTGCTGGCCGATCAAACCTCGCTGGCCATTGCCAATGCCCTGCTGCACAAAGAAATGGCGGAGAAACATCGCCTTAAAAACCAAATGCGCGCCGCCAAAGCCGTGCAGCAACGCTTGTTGCCCGAATCGGAATTTTCCCATCCGGCCTTCGAGATGGCGTTTCGCTTTGCCGCCGCCCAACAAATCGGCGGGGATTATTTGAACTTTGTGCCGCTCAGTGAAACGCGCTATCTCATTGCCATCGGCGATGTGGTCGGTAAAGGCCTGCCCGCCGGACTGGTGGTGATGACGTTGCACGGCGGGCTTTATTCCGAAATCTCGCATCGCCAGGATCTCGTTACGATGATGCGCAATCTTGACCGCCTCATTTATGAATATGCGCAGGGCAAGGTCTTTGTCACATTTTTCGCTGGCGTGCTCGATCTGGAAAAAAAGCTGCTCGAATTTGCCAGCGCCGGGCATAATCCGCCGCTGATTCGCCATGCTAGCGGCGAGGCCTGGCAGGAGTTGCGCGCGGTCGGCATTCCGCTGGGACTCGATCCCAACACCAACCGCTTCGTCGAAACATTCGATTTGCAGTCCGGCGATTTGCTGCTCTTTTACACCGACGGCATCACCGAAGCCAAAACCAAAGACCGCAAACAATTCGGCGCGGCAGGACTCAAGCAGGTGGTCGATGACTGGCTGGCGGCACAATCCCGCCCGGGCGGGACGCTGACCCTGGCGAAACTGGTGAAAGCCGTATTCGAGTCCGTGCAACAATTCAGCGGCAAGAAGCAATTCGAAGATGATACGACGCTGATGGCAGTGGCGGTGAAGTGAGAACTTTCTTCTGTTCATAAAAACGGACTATTGCATTACAGTAAACTCTAACTCAATGTGGGGCACACCATGACGCTCAGCCGGCTTACCCCTTCCTTCAAAAGAGAGTACATTCTTCTGGCGCTTCTGGAAAGCATTCTTCTTGGGATAGCGCCGCTCCTCGCCCTCGATCCGAACAAACGCATCACCCAATACGACATCCGTCTTTATCAAGCCGAGCACGGCTTGCCGATGAATGCTTTAAAAGACGTGTTTCAAGATTCCAAAGGCTATCTCTGGCTCGCCAGCCAGGAGGGGTTGGTGCGGTTTGACGGCGTGCGTTTTGTGTTGTTCGAAAAAAGCAAGTATCCCGGATTGCGCGAAAATTTTGTTTGGAAGATCAAAGAAGATTGGGAAGGCAACCTCTGGCTTGCCACGAATGGCGGAGGCGTTGCGTGTTTTGATGGGAAAGCGTTCAAATCCTATACAACAGAACATGGGCTGGCCAGCGATATCGTCTTTGATATTGCCATCGGCAATGATCACCGCATCTATTTTGCAACCGAAGGTGGTGTATCGATTTGGGAAGAAGGAAAACTTCGAACTCTTGTATTTGGCAATCCCGCAGCGACGCAGTGGGCCCTGAGGGTGCATGAGGATTCCTACGGCAATCTATTGATCGCAAATTTTCAGAATGGCCTTCACGTCGTGAATTCCGTCACACAATATTCTCCGACGATGGACGGATGGCTTTTGTTTTTTGGCTTGGGAAATAGGCGTAATGGTGATATCGTTTTGGGTACCTCGGGGGGGAAGATATTTCTGTGGCAAGATCAACGAATACGGCCATATCAGCCAGCAGAACTTCCCACGCCTTATACTATTAGAGCCATTCACGAGGATGTAGATGAAAATCTATGGTTCTGCACTGAGGGCGGAGGAATCATACGATATGCTCAGGGGCGCTTTGAATCTTTGACTCCAGATATTGGATTGCCTGCTGGGCATAAGTACTTCACTAACGTAATTGAAGACCGGGAAGGCAATCTTTGGTTTGCTGGAGAAGGCGGTTTATTAAAGCTCAGTGATAATAAGTTTTCTACCATTGGCAAGATTGAAGGGCTTAGAGACAATTACGGTTCTACTGTCTGTGAAGACGAAGCTGGCAAAATTTGGGTAGGACTAAGGCAGGATGGAGTTA is a window of Cytophagia bacterium CHB2 DNA encoding:
- a CDS encoding FHA domain-containing protein, which translates into the protein MRCTQCQSLNPKQFHHCGSCGAPLFLAVLKEVGEKDPAASYYIFESGATLGRHYDNTIVLLDYSVSRTHARIDCAEGRFFIQDLGSSNGVLVNDTKIERRELKDFDLVTIGKIMLLFRTTELAKSGQNRVLLTQDKFLAAIKDLGDSAKSAALSNRVLEIAAEFAVNLTRAERAIIFLYDRNLKLKPAVFYNLTKDDLQHDEFTVSRSTIDETVKTGELLIREQALHDPRFSANQSIVSLNLSTILCLPLKSPHALEVSTAHDAEAPGHFVKDLIFGVLYLDSRKALKGLPEHRKTMLQVLADQTSLAIANALLHKEMAEKHRLKNQMRAAKAVQQRLLPESEFSHPAFEMAFRFAAAQQIGGDYLNFVPLSETRYLIAIGDVVGKGLPAGLVVMTLHGGLYSEISHRQDLVTMMRNLDRLIYEYAQGKVFVTFFAGVLDLEKKLLEFASAGHNPPLIRHASGEAWQELRAVGIPLGLDPNTNRFVETFDLQSGDLLLFYTDGITEAKTKDRKQFGAAGLKQVVDDWLAAQSRPGGTLTLAKLVKAVFESVQQFSGKKQFEDDTTLMAVAVK